The Deltaproteobacteria bacterium genome includes a window with the following:
- a CDS encoding SLC13 family permease produces MTVDIALVLVILAVSVVFLVTEWIPMEAVALLTLGALAVSGLLSPSEALSGFSNPAVVTVWAVFILSGALTRTGVANVIGRYVLRVGGRGEILLSSAIMISAGIMSAFMNNVAVAALMLPVIMDIAHRTDQAPSRLLMPLAYGSLLGGLTTLIGTPPNILVSDALRDNGLKAFKLFDYTPVGVVVMAAGMAFMVLVGRRLLPKRDVRKVSSESGPLDLRKAYDLEKRMFLMRLPEDSELAGKSLAQTRLRSLLGLNVVAITLKDRSILAPSPTERLRGGDALVVEGNADRIKELMDWCEFTHVHEGVDIQDLFSPGVKIVEARLAPRSSLTGRTLNEIGFRRRFGVNVLATRRGAKVRRWGLQDEALESGTILVLQGMADPLEAISGDADFEHVEKVSPSTLTETYRLHERLLTMEVPDDSALAGKTLVQSRLGEALGMGVLAIVRHGETRPLPEPEDKLFAGDRLIILGTLDSVETVKGLAGLKLEQIPEPAHFRDLESQEVGIMEAMLSPYTNITGKTLRQLRFREKYHLTVLAIWREGQAILSDLRDLPLRFGDALLLHGGRTNFSLLGQDPDFLVLTEAAREAPRLKRMKVSLLIFAGVILSVVLGLIPIYIAAVIGSALMVVTGCVSMEEAYRYIEWKAVFLIAGMLPLGLALDKTGAARFLAEGVVSMVGPFGPLAVMAGIVGLTFLATCFVPTAALVVLMAPIALKTSADMGMSPHALMMAVAMAASASFITPVSHPANVLVMGPGGYRFLDYVKIGLPLTLVVYLVIMIVVPLFWPFVS; encoded by the coding sequence GTGACCGTAGATATTGCCCTTGTGCTGGTGATCTTGGCCGTCTCCGTCGTGTTCCTTGTAACGGAATGGATTCCCATGGAGGCTGTGGCCCTTCTCACCCTTGGCGCTTTGGCCGTTTCCGGACTCCTCTCCCCGTCAGAAGCCCTGTCCGGATTCAGTAATCCGGCAGTGGTCACCGTCTGGGCCGTTTTCATCCTGAGTGGCGCCCTGACCAGGACAGGGGTTGCCAATGTTATTGGCCGTTATGTCCTTCGTGTAGGCGGGCGCGGCGAGATCCTTCTGTCCTCTGCCATCATGATCAGCGCAGGGATCATGTCCGCCTTCATGAATAATGTGGCCGTGGCAGCCCTCATGCTCCCGGTGATCATGGACATTGCCCATCGCACAGACCAAGCCCCCTCCAGACTCCTCATGCCCTTGGCCTACGGCTCTCTTCTAGGGGGTCTCACCACCCTCATCGGCACCCCGCCCAACATCCTGGTAAGCGATGCCCTGAGAGACAATGGTCTCAAAGCCTTTAAGCTTTTTGACTACACCCCCGTGGGTGTCGTGGTCATGGCGGCAGGCATGGCCTTCATGGTCTTGGTGGGACGGCGCCTTTTGCCGAAGCGAGATGTAAGAAAGGTATCCTCTGAAAGCGGGCCCCTTGATTTAAGAAAAGCCTATGACCTGGAGAAGCGCATGTTCCTCATGCGTCTGCCCGAAGATTCAGAACTTGCGGGAAAATCCCTTGCTCAAACCCGTCTGCGTTCATTGCTGGGACTAAACGTGGTGGCCATCACCCTTAAGGACCGGAGCATATTGGCGCCATCGCCGACAGAGCGCCTCAGGGGCGGGGATGCCCTTGTGGTTGAAGGAAACGCCGATCGCATAAAGGAACTCATGGATTGGTGCGAATTTACCCACGTCCACGAGGGGGTGGATATTCAAGACCTTTTCTCGCCGGGCGTTAAGATAGTGGAGGCCCGCCTGGCTCCAAGGTCGTCCCTGACAGGCAGGACCCTCAACGAGATAGGGTTTCGGCGTCGTTTCGGGGTGAACGTGTTGGCCACCAGGCGCGGCGCCAAGGTGAGACGGTGGGGCCTTCAGGATGAGGCCCTTGAGTCAGGGACCATCCTGGTCCTTCAGGGCATGGCAGACCCCCTGGAGGCCATAAGTGGAGACGCTGATTTCGAGCATGTTGAAAAGGTGTCACCGTCCACACTCACGGAGACTTACCGCCTTCATGAGCGCCTCCTCACCATGGAGGTTCCCGACGATAGCGCCCTGGCAGGAAAAACGCTGGTCCAAAGCCGACTGGGTGAGGCTTTGGGCATGGGGGTCCTGGCCATCGTACGACACGGGGAAACCCGGCCTTTGCCGGAGCCTGAGGACAAACTCTTTGCAGGAGACCGGCTTATCATACTGGGGACCCTGGACAGTGTGGAAACAGTAAAAGGGCTGGCAGGTTTGAAGCTTGAACAAATCCCGGAGCCGGCACACTTTCGAGACCTCGAATCCCAAGAGGTGGGGATCATGGAGGCCATGCTTTCGCCATATACGAACATCACGGGAAAGACCCTTCGCCAACTCCGATTTCGAGAAAAATACCATCTCACGGTGTTGGCCATCTGGCGCGAGGGCCAGGCTATCCTGTCCGACCTTCGGGACCTACCCCTTCGCTTTGGCGATGCCCTGCTTCTCCACGGAGGGCGGACCAACTTTTCCCTCCTTGGGCAAGACCCGGATTTTTTGGTACTTACGGAAGCGGCCCGGGAGGCGCCAAGGCTTAAACGGATGAAGGTGTCCCTTTTGATCTTTGCGGGGGTAATCCTTTCAGTTGTTCTGGGCCTCATTCCCATCTACATCGCCGCGGTCATAGGCTCGGCCCTTATGGTCGTTACAGGATGTGTGAGCATGGAGGAAGCCTACCGGTACATAGAATGGAAGGCCGTCTTCCTCATTGCCGGCATGTTGCCGCTCGGCCTGGCCCTGGACAAAACAGGGGCTGCGCGTTTCCTGGCCGAAGGCGTGGTCTCCATGGTAGGTCCTTTTGGCCCATTGGCCGTTATGGCCGGCATTGTGGGGCTCACCTTTCTGGCCACCTGTTTTGTTCCCACGGCTGCCCTGGTGGTACTCATGGCTCCCATCGCCCTGAAGACCTCGGCAGACATGGGCATGTCACCTCATGCACTCATGATGGCAGTAGCCATGGCAGCATCAGCGAGCTTCATAACCCCTGTTTCTCACCCTGCAAATGTCCTTGTCATGGGACCTGGCGGCTACCGTTTCCTGGACTATGTAAAGATCGGGCTTCCACTCACCTTGGTCGTCTACCTTGTTATTATGATAGTGGTCCCCCTTTTCTGGCCCTTTGTTTCGTGA